One Roseimaritima multifibrata DNA window includes the following coding sequences:
- a CDS encoding coiled-coil domain-containing protein encodes MFDRAAASLLCLLTLTTVLWTAVPSPAAAQPAKTGEALQNVPLPDRQTQVSERYQRLEELLLRLAEVEVTENPERAALLRRAAKQSRDTFILERMNSASDALRSQKFQQAITDQQAANEQMAALLKLLLTEDRPQRIRDEKERISNWIKDLKRQERRQRGTRARTENGAELKSVESEQSDIAKAAEALQKEMAEQNKELDPAAEEALEEGAEEATEKMSEAEKKAKQKEAEELAEMVKKAEAAAEKAEQAKSEAEAKQDQDKQESQASEGDQNASEKQSSDQKAAEQKAAAQKAAEKKAKAEADAKQAAAESDKAAKELQDAKQAQQSQSQSQKPQEGEQPESPKTESKPQSPQQSAQKQLEKALERMKEAEKALEEAKREQATEKQRQAEEEIRQAIDQLEKILRQLREEEMQRELARLESRLRKMAQMQSAVLEKNRELAAIPLADRDRQTDLKAGNLANEEKQIVMEADRAMLLLREEGSSVAFPEVVQQIRGDMQTVVDRLAQSKIDVVTQGIQEDVLAALEEMIGALQKAQKDLEEKKKQEQQGEQPQQGQQGEQPLVESLAELKLIRTMQTRVKGTTERYDAMLQTDNGAPTAEIRTLLQGLAERQNRLYSITRDLVLKRNQ; translated from the coding sequence ATGTTCGATAGAGCGGCTGCTTCCCTACTTTGCCTGCTGACACTGACAACAGTGCTGTGGACCGCTGTGCCATCGCCGGCCGCTGCCCAGCCAGCGAAAACCGGCGAAGCGCTTCAAAACGTTCCCCTTCCCGATCGCCAAACGCAAGTCTCCGAACGTTACCAACGGCTGGAAGAACTACTTCTTCGGCTGGCCGAGGTCGAAGTCACCGAGAACCCCGAACGTGCGGCATTGCTGCGGCGAGCCGCCAAGCAATCACGAGACACTTTCATTCTGGAACGAATGAATTCGGCCTCCGATGCCCTCCGGAGCCAAAAATTTCAACAGGCCATTACCGACCAACAGGCCGCCAACGAGCAGATGGCTGCTTTGCTGAAATTGCTGCTGACCGAAGATCGTCCGCAAAGAATCCGGGATGAAAAAGAACGGATCAGCAATTGGATCAAAGATCTAAAACGTCAGGAACGACGGCAGCGGGGGACTCGAGCTCGAACAGAAAACGGCGCCGAACTGAAATCGGTCGAATCCGAACAAAGCGACATCGCCAAAGCGGCCGAAGCGCTGCAAAAAGAAATGGCAGAGCAAAACAAAGAATTGGATCCCGCCGCTGAAGAAGCGCTTGAAGAGGGGGCTGAAGAAGCGACTGAAAAGATGAGTGAAGCGGAAAAGAAAGCGAAACAGAAGGAAGCTGAAGAACTAGCCGAGATGGTCAAGAAAGCCGAAGCCGCTGCGGAAAAAGCTGAGCAGGCGAAATCCGAAGCCGAAGCGAAACAGGACCAAGACAAGCAAGAGAGCCAAGCAAGCGAAGGCGATCAAAACGCTTCAGAAAAACAATCCAGCGATCAAAAAGCAGCCGAGCAGAAAGCCGCTGCCCAAAAGGCTGCCGAGAAAAAAGCTAAGGCCGAAGCGGACGCCAAACAGGCTGCAGCCGAATCGGACAAGGCAGCAAAAGAACTGCAGGATGCCAAACAGGCCCAGCAATCCCAAAGTCAAAGCCAAAAGCCGCAAGAAGGAGAGCAACCCGAATCTCCCAAAACTGAATCCAAGCCTCAGTCCCCTCAACAGAGTGCGCAGAAGCAATTGGAAAAAGCCCTCGAGAGAATGAAGGAAGCCGAAAAGGCTCTGGAAGAAGCGAAACGGGAACAAGCAACCGAAAAACAACGACAAGCCGAAGAAGAGATCCGCCAAGCGATCGATCAATTAGAGAAAATCCTTCGCCAATTACGCGAAGAAGAAATGCAACGCGAACTCGCTCGACTGGAGAGCCGTTTACGTAAAATGGCACAGATGCAGTCGGCCGTCCTGGAAAAGAACCGTGAACTGGCGGCGATCCCGCTTGCCGATCGCGACCGTCAAACGGACCTAAAAGCGGGCAACCTGGCAAACGAAGAAAAACAGATTGTCATGGAGGCTGACCGAGCCATGCTGCTGTTGCGCGAAGAGGGGTCCAGCGTCGCGTTCCCAGAAGTGGTCCAACAAATACGCGGCGACATGCAAACCGTCGTGGATCGCCTGGCTCAATCGAAAATCGATGTCGTCACCCAGGGAATTCAAGAAGACGTGCTTGCCGCCCTGGAAGAGATGATCGGTGCACTCCAAAAAGCTCAGAAAGATCTTGAAGAGAAAAAGAAACAGGAACAACAGGGGGAGCAACCACAACAAGGGCAACAAGGCGAACAACCGTTGGTCGAATCCCTCGCCGAACTAAAATTGATTCGGACGATGCAGACTCGCGTCAAAGGGACCACCGAACGCTACGATGCCATGTTGCAAACCGATAACGGGGCTCCGACCGCCGAAATCAGAACATTGCTGCAGGGCCTAGCGGAGCGACAAAACCGTCTGTACTCCATCACTCGGGACTTGGTCCTGAAACGAAATCAGTAG